A single window of Oreochromis aureus strain Israel breed Guangdong linkage group 5, ZZ_aureus, whole genome shotgun sequence DNA harbors:
- the wu:fb55g09 gene encoding uncharacterized protein wu:fb55g09, with product MLSEKMCRSICEHPKLLQDGNEALQRDGRKKHGWSKSCRGRLQGRRMSGGGWPKGRNHHHYHHHQNHHSHHHQHHPRHLQKPALSLRPVNVKGKRVRGMQAPKNTNQFLMHEKYEMLHMRCDSVGSDSGCSSDSDMELTDMDSYLGVLENARGALLDSPNPYGSTSPPGQFVVLHEDPLCMHEGSLLLHESNLRLQEDSMQYFPSEDDLIQSQNFMQKDFVEFYDILTP from the coding sequence ATGCTCTCAGAGAAGATGTGCAGGAGTATCTGCGAACACCCCAAGCTGCTGCAGGACGGGAACGAGGCTCTGCAGAGGGACGGCCGCAAGAAGCACGGCTGGTCCAAGAGCTGCAGGGGGCGCCTGCAGGGACGGAGGATGAGCGGAGGAGGGTGGCCGAAAGGCCGCAACCACCACCACTATCATCATCACCAGAACCACCACTCCCACCACCATCAACATCATCCCCGACACCTCCAGAAGCCGGCGCTGTCCCTTCGTCCCGTCAACGTGAAGGGGAAGAGGGTGAGGGGGATGCAGGCCCCCAAGAACACCAACCAGTTTTTGATGCACGAGAAGTACGAGATGCTGCACATGCGCTGTGACTCAGTGGGGAGCGATAGCGGCTGCAGCTCCGACAGCGACATGGAGCTGACGGACATGGACTCATACCTGGGCGTCCTGGAAAATGCCAGAGGAGCCCTCTTGGACAGTCCCAACCCATACGGCTCAACATCGCCTCCGGGACAGTTTGTGGTACTGCACGAGGACCCTCTGTGCATGCACGAGGGCAGCTTGCTTCTGCATGAAAGCAATCTGCGTCTGCAAGAGGACAGCATGCAGTATTTCCCCTCTGAAGACGACCTTATACAGAGCCAGAATTTCATGCAGAAGGACTTTGTTGAGTTCTATGACATCCTGACACCCTGA